A single window of Chloroflexota bacterium DNA harbors:
- a CDS encoding cell wall metabolism sensor histidine kinase WalK produces MKAIKSVANMEKRPLGLRQIYLWPSLALMALITIMGVAIPWKLVGSNRVIGAETIIPHLLAWTVVFLAFSLLISWLSQRLSLQLGHLARAVERVAAGNYQERVPVQGSREMRHLASAFNHMSEALGESRGREIKLLEEMSQMEALNELERLKTDFLATISHELRTPLTLITGYAELLSSREKLSPRGQEMAQTALRESQRMASLVDDLLDLSRMETEGLELHKEPVNLIRLIEERLAYFSALSPQHHLETRIPHGLPWIMADRARISQAINNLLDNAIKYSPNGGTITVDLLRQATAIVVSVEDKGVGITPEKQKLLFTKFYRADEFLKLAVRGTGLGLALCKYIVEAHGGRIWAESQKDLGSTFSFSLPIYQNAAMAPSKSIALFPPAPQHQAGVEGNQQK; encoded by the coding sequence GTGAAAGCTATCAAGAGCGTAGCCAACATGGAGAAGAGGCCCCTGGGCCTGAGGCAGATTTACCTCTGGCCCAGTCTAGCCCTGATGGCCCTCATTACCATCATGGGCGTGGCCATCCCCTGGAAGCTCGTGGGCAGCAACCGAGTGATAGGGGCGGAGACTATCATTCCCCACCTGCTGGCCTGGACCGTCGTCTTCCTGGCCTTTTCCCTGCTCATATCCTGGCTGAGCCAGAGGCTTTCTCTCCAGCTTGGGCACCTGGCCCGGGCTGTGGAGCGGGTGGCGGCGGGGAACTATCAGGAGAGGGTCCCGGTCCAGGGCAGCCGGGAAATGCGCCACCTGGCCTCGGCCTTCAACCATATGTCCGAAGCCCTGGGGGAAAGCCGGGGGCGAGAGATAAAACTCCTGGAGGAAATGAGCCAGATGGAGGCCCTGAATGAGCTGGAACGGCTGAAGACGGACTTTCTGGCCACCATCTCCCACGAGCTGCGCACCCCCCTCACCCTCATCACGGGCTATGCCGAGCTCCTTTCCTCTCGGGAGAAGCTCTCCCCCAGGGGCCAGGAGATGGCGCAGACTGCGCTCCGGGAGTCCCAGCGTATGGCCAGTCTGGTGGATGACCTTCTCGACCTGTCCCGGATGGAAACAGAAGGGCTGGAGCTGCACAAGGAGCCGGTAAACCTCATCAGGCTGATAGAGGAGAGGCTGGCCTATTTCTCCGCCCTCTCTCCCCAACACCACCTGGAGACCCGCATCCCTCACGGCCTGCCCTGGATTATGGCCGACAGGGCCCGCATAAGTCAGGCCATCAACAACCTGCTGGACAATGCTATCAAGTACTCTCCCAACGGGGGCACCATCACGGTGGACCTCCTGCGCCAGGCTACGGCGATCGTGGTCAGCGTGGAAGACAAGGGGGTGGGCATCACCCCGGAAAAACAGAAGCTGCTGTTTACCAAGTTTTACCGGGCCGACGAATTTCTTAAGCTCGCCGTCCGCGGCACCGGCCTGGGCCTGGCCCTGTGCAAATATATCGTGGAGGCCCACGGCGGCCGTATTTGGGCGGAGTCCCAGAAAGACCTGGGCTCAACCTTTTCCTTCAGCCTCCCCATCTACCAGAACGCCGCCATGGCCCCATCCAAGAGCATCGCCCTATTTCCGCCTGCGCCCCAGCACCAGGCCGGTGTAGAGGGAAACCAGCAGAAGTAG
- a CDS encoding sensor histidine kinase, whose product MAQISPGVLVLVLFVYGLAWFVMGLTVALESRRTTALPLASSLKYLAAFGILHSAVPWLDMGLLIGDPGGAAFSWRVVRTLALAISTLALALFGASLISANSGGKRWLKALPLGLFGLWLLAVVAPHLVWFPALEAQRPTGACFQCHPSATRAFLGLEEAWLGSADILARYLLYLPGSLLAGLAMAGQWRWFRLHSYFREGRDSLVVAGAFFFNAIVAGLIVPPGPFFPASLLNYASFFRWVRVPPQAFWALTALVIVFFLVRVLSVFEAERRRQLEKAIQERLEAQEETGSQLERWGREMEEKVRERTAEVEARNRELAILGERDRIAREMHDSLGQTLSYLGLRLIALDQLFSSGQVEKAKRALGEMEQAVHSAVADVRESILSLRTTRRPDRSLLATLQDYLTRFGEQTGLRTEMRVEGVGEPDIPPLAQVQLLRVVQEALTNVRKHARATQVTIAVRVQDQVIEIVIEDDGQGFDLAQVLQERGPRFGLQTMRERAEEIGGTFKVDTTPGHGTRVRVQLSRR is encoded by the coding sequence ATGGCTCAGATCAGCCCCGGGGTGCTGGTTCTAGTCCTTTTTGTCTACGGGCTGGCCTGGTTTGTTATGGGCCTGACGGTAGCCCTGGAGTCCCGCCGCACCACTGCCCTGCCTCTGGCCTCCAGTCTGAAGTATCTGGCCGCTTTTGGTATCCTGCACAGCGCGGTGCCCTGGCTAGACATGGGTCTATTGATAGGGGACCCCGGGGGGGCAGCCTTTTCCTGGCGGGTGGTGAGGACCCTTGCCCTGGCCATCTCGACCCTTGCCCTGGCCCTTTTCGGGGCGAGCCTCATTTCCGCCAACTCGGGGGGCAAGCGCTGGCTCAAAGCGCTGCCCCTGGGGCTCTTCGGGTTATGGCTCCTGGCGGTGGTGGCCCCCCACCTGGTATGGTTCCCCGCCCTTGAGGCGCAAAGGCCCACGGGCGCCTGCTTCCAGTGCCATCCGAGCGCGACCAGGGCCTTCCTTGGCCTGGAGGAGGCATGGCTGGGGAGTGCCGATATCCTGGCCCGCTATCTCCTCTACCTGCCGGGTTCTCTCCTGGCGGGGCTGGCCATGGCCGGCCAGTGGAGGTGGTTCCGCCTCCACAGCTATTTCCGGGAGGGCCGGGACAGCCTTGTGGTGGCGGGGGCCTTCTTCTTCAATGCCATTGTCGCCGGGCTCATTGTCCCCCCCGGGCCCTTCTTTCCCGCCTCGCTCCTTAACTACGCATCTTTTTTCCGATGGGTCCGGGTGCCCCCTCAGGCCTTCTGGGCCCTCACTGCCCTGGTCATCGTTTTCTTCCTGGTGCGGGTGCTCAGCGTATTTGAGGCGGAAAGGCGCCGTCAGCTGGAGAAAGCCATCCAGGAGCGCCTGGAGGCCCAGGAGGAGACCGGCTCTCAACTGGAGAGGTGGGGGCGGGAGATGGAGGAGAAGGTGCGGGAGCGCACCGCAGAGGTGGAGGCCAGGAACCGGGAGCTGGCCATCCTGGGGGAGAGGGACCGGATTGCCCGGGAGATGCATGATAGCCTGGGCCAGACCCTGAGCTATCTGGGCCTGAGGCTCATTGCCCTGGACCAGCTCTTCTCCTCGGGACAGGTGGAGAAGGCCAAGAGGGCGCTGGGGGAGATGGAACAGGCGGTCCACAGCGCTGTGGCCGATGTGCGGGAGTCCATCCTGAGCCTGAGGACCACCCGCCGGCCCGACCGTTCGTTGTTGGCTACCCTCCAGGACTACCTCACGCGCTTTGGGGAGCAAACGGGGCTGAGGACGGAGATGAGGGTAGAGGGGGTGGGGGAGCCTGATATCCCTCCCCTAGCCCAGGTGCAGCTGTTGAGGGTGGTCCAGGAGGCCCTGACCAATGTCCGAAAGCACGCCCGGGCCACCCAGGTCACTATTGCTGTCCGGGTCCAGGACCAGGTGATAGAGATAGTCATAGAAGACGATGGCCAGGGCTTTGACCTGGCCCAGGTGCTACAAGAACGGGGGCCCCGGTTCGGCCTCCAAACAATGAGGGAAAGGGCCGAGGAGATAGGGGGCACCTTCAAGGTTGATACCACCCCGGGGCATGGCACCCGGGTGAGGGTCCAGCTATCAAGGAGGTAG
- the leuS gene encoding leucine--tRNA ligase has product MPLSYNPREIDRKWQARWEQGSLYEAREGDLRPKFYALTMFPYTSGDLHIGHWYAMAPADACARYKRMQGFNVMHPMGFDAFGLPAENAAIARGIHPYTWTMKNIENMRRQLRSMGASYDWDREVITCLPEYYRWTQWFFLKLYKAGLAYRGKAPVNWCPKCQTVLANEQVVGVGECDRCTTSVTRRELEQWFFRITKYADELMEHKGTDWPDKIKLMQRNWVGKSYGTEISFGLEDGREVRVFTTRPDTVYGTTFFVLAPEHPLVRELTTPERKEEVERYIAWARGRAERERLAEEKEKEGVFTGAYCFNRLSGRRMPIWTADYVLPTYGTGAVMGVPAHDTRDFAFARKYGLAIIPVVAPPGWNGGELEEAWVEPGAMVNSGPFDGMPSTQAQEAITTYLEEKGWGKKAVSYRLRDWLISRQRYWGAPIPMVYCDTCGIVPVPERDLPVLLPPDAEFRPTGESPLKYHEKFVNTTCPNCSGPARRETDTMDTFMCSSWYFFRYASPHYRRYPWDKKKLQRWLPVDLYTGGAEHATMHLLYARFFTKALRDMGLVDFGEPFTRFFSQGVIVVDRHKMSKSRGNVITPDPYVEELGADVVRAYLMFIGPWEHGGEWDDSGISGMARWLSRVWNLVMEPYTPRSPQPQATQALRRALHQTIKKVSEDMEDFHFNTMLAALMELTNLMGKVKEAADVEPSAWEEARKALLLLLAPTAPHLAEELWERLGQPYSIHLQPWPKHDPELAREDEITLVIQVNGKLRDRVQVPASITEEQARELALSREKVQAHLAGKAIEKAIFVPGRLLNLVVR; this is encoded by the coding sequence ATGCCTCTCAGCTATAACCCCCGGGAAATAGACAGGAAGTGGCAGGCCCGCTGGGAGCAGGGCAGCCTCTACGAGGCCCGGGAGGGCGACCTCCGGCCCAAGTTCTATGCCCTCACCATGTTCCCCTATACCTCGGGAGACCTGCACATCGGCCACTGGTATGCCATGGCCCCCGCCGATGCCTGTGCCCGGTACAAGAGGATGCAGGGCTTCAATGTGATGCACCCCATGGGCTTTGATGCCTTCGGCCTGCCGGCGGAGAACGCAGCCATCGCCCGGGGCATCCATCCCTATACCTGGACCATGAAGAATATTGAGAACATGCGCCGGCAGCTCCGCTCTATGGGGGCCAGCTATGACTGGGACCGGGAGGTTATCACCTGCCTGCCGGAATACTACAGATGGACCCAGTGGTTCTTCCTCAAGCTCTACAAGGCGGGGCTGGCCTATCGGGGCAAGGCACCGGTGAACTGGTGCCCCAAATGCCAGACGGTCCTGGCCAACGAGCAGGTGGTGGGGGTGGGAGAGTGTGACCGCTGTACTACATCGGTGACCCGCCGGGAACTGGAGCAGTGGTTCTTCCGCATCACGAAGTACGCCGACGAGCTCATGGAACACAAAGGTACTGACTGGCCAGACAAGATAAAGCTGATGCAGCGCAACTGGGTGGGCAAAAGCTATGGAACCGAGATATCCTTTGGACTGGAGGACGGCAGGGAGGTAAGGGTCTTCACTACCCGCCCCGATACCGTCTATGGCACCACTTTCTTTGTCCTGGCCCCGGAGCACCCGCTGGTCCGTGAGCTCACCACCCCCGAGAGAAAAGAGGAGGTGGAGCGCTATATCGCCTGGGCCCGGGGCCGGGCAGAGAGGGAGCGCCTGGCGGAGGAGAAGGAGAAGGAGGGGGTCTTCACCGGGGCCTACTGTTTCAACCGCCTCAGCGGCCGGAGGATGCCCATCTGGACCGCCGACTATGTCCTGCCCACCTACGGGACGGGGGCGGTGATGGGGGTCCCCGCCCATGATACCAGGGACTTCGCCTTCGCCAGGAAATACGGCCTGGCCATCATCCCTGTGGTGGCCCCCCCTGGCTGGAACGGGGGGGAGCTGGAGGAGGCCTGGGTGGAGCCGGGGGCCATGGTCAACTCCGGACCCTTTGACGGCATGCCCAGCACCCAGGCCCAGGAGGCAATTACTACATACCTGGAGGAGAAGGGCTGGGGGAAGAAGGCGGTGAGCTACAGGCTACGGGACTGGCTCATCTCCCGCCAGAGGTACTGGGGGGCCCCCATCCCTATGGTCTATTGCGACACCTGCGGTATCGTCCCCGTGCCCGAAAGGGACCTGCCGGTGCTCCTCCCCCCCGATGCCGAGTTCCGGCCAACGGGGGAGTCCCCTCTTAAATATCACGAGAAGTTCGTCAACACGACCTGCCCCAACTGCTCCGGCCCCGCCCGGCGGGAGACGGACACCATGGACACCTTCATGTGCTCCTCCTGGTATTTCTTCCGCTATGCCAGCCCCCATTACCGGCGCTATCCCTGGGACAAAAAGAAGCTCCAGCGCTGGCTGCCGGTGGACCTCTATACCGGGGGGGCAGAGCACGCCACCATGCACCTCCTCTATGCCCGCTTCTTCACCAAGGCCCTGAGGGACATGGGGCTGGTGGACTTCGGGGAGCCTTTCACCCGTTTCTTCTCCCAGGGGGTCATCGTGGTGGACAGGCATAAAATGTCCAAAAGCCGGGGAAATGTCATCACCCCCGACCCCTATGTGGAGGAGCTGGGGGCGGATGTGGTGCGGGCCTATCTCATGTTCATCGGCCCGTGGGAGCATGGAGGGGAGTGGGACGATAGCGGCATCTCCGGCATGGCCCGCTGGCTCAGCCGGGTCTGGAACCTGGTCATGGAGCCCTATACCCCCAGAAGCCCCCAACCCCAGGCCACCCAGGCCCTGCGCCGGGCACTCCACCAGACCATAAAGAAAGTGTCGGAGGACATGGAGGACTTCCACTTCAACACCATGCTGGCCGCCCTCATGGAGCTCACCAACCTGATGGGGAAGGTGAAGGAGGCGGCGGACGTGGAGCCTTCGGCCTGGGAGGAGGCGAGAAAGGCCCTGCTCCTGCTCCTGGCCCCCACCGCCCCCCACCTCGCGGAGGAGCTTTGGGAGAGGCTGGGCCAGCCTTATTCTATACACCTCCAGCCCTGGCCCAAACACGACCCCGAGCTGGCCAGGGAGGATGAGATTACGCTTGTAATCCAGGTCAACGGCAAGCTGCGGGACCGGGTCCAGGTCCCCGCCTCAATCACCGAAGAGCAGGCCAGAGAACTGGCGCTCTCCCGGGAGAAGGTCCAGGCCCACCTTGCGGGCAAAGCGATAGAAAAGGCCATCTTCGTCCCCGGCCGGCTGCTGAATTTGGTGGTGAGGTAG
- a CDS encoding 4Fe-4S dicluster domain-containing protein translates to MNEERISRRHFLKTAGGVTLVVVTGGLLLKSRAEGQTGNGYSADEHYWGFAIDTSKCIGCGKCVLACKQENHVPMEPESYRTWVDRYVITENGEVLKDSPDAGIAGFPPLSENPSYQGLQIKETFFVPKLCNQCENPPCVSVCPVKATYTTKDGVILVDEKRCIGCKYCIVACPYGVRYLHPETKVADKCTFCYHRVVKGLQPACVQVCPTQARIFGDLRDPESPVTKLLVESVQVLKPEYGTKPKVYYVRLPEGVN, encoded by the coding sequence ATGAACGAAGAGAGAATATCCCGCCGCCATTTCCTGAAGACTGCCGGAGGCGTGACCCTGGTCGTCGTTACTGGTGGCCTGCTCCTCAAGTCCCGCGCCGAGGGGCAGACAGGCAACGGTTACAGTGCCGACGAGCACTACTGGGGATTTGCCATTGATACCAGCAAATGCATAGGCTGCGGCAAGTGTGTTCTAGCTTGCAAGCAGGAGAACCACGTCCCAATGGAACCGGAGTCCTACAGGACCTGGGTAGATAGATATGTAATAACTGAGAATGGCGAGGTGTTGAAGGACTCGCCTGATGCCGGCATAGCCGGCTTCCCACCCTTGAGTGAAAATCCGAGTTACCAGGGTCTGCAGATTAAAGAGACTTTCTTCGTGCCCAAGCTCTGCAATCAGTGCGAGAACCCCCCGTGTGTATCAGTCTGTCCGGTCAAGGCCACTTATACCACAAAGGACGGGGTCATTCTTGTAGATGAAAAGCGCTGTATCGGCTGCAAATACTGCATAGTCGCTTGTCCCTACGGGGTGAGATACCTTCATCCTGAGACAAAGGTAGCCGATAAATGCACTTTCTGCTACCATCGGGTCGTCAAGGGCCTGCAACCGGCTTGTGTGCAAGTGTGTCCCACGCAGGCCAGGATTTTTGGCGACCTCAGGGACCCTGAAAGCCCGGTGACAAAGCTGCTGGTGGAATCGGTCCAGGTCCTCAAACCAGAATATGGGACAAAGCCGAAGGTCTATTATGTGAGACTCCCGGAAGGAGTCAACTGA
- the ilvB gene encoding biosynthetic-type acetolactate synthase large subunit: MKLTGAQIVCEALVREGVEVVFGFPGGTVLPLYDTLPQYPQLRHILVRHEQGAAHAADGYARATGRVGVCFATSGPGATNLVTGIACAHLDSSPLIAITGQVARPFIGKDAFQEVDTTGITLPITKHNYLVLDVKGLARTIKQAFFLARTGRPGPVLLDIPRDVFTEETEFSYPERAVPRGYKASLTGHPAQIKRAAQLINSASQPLILVGRGVNISGAHEELQELAEKAQIPVASTLLGTGAFPQNHILSLGMMGMHGTAAANMAVGQADVLIAVGMRFDDRATAKVSAFAPLAQVIHIDIDPAEISKNVPAHVPIVGDCRLVLKGLNKAVQTRTRPDWIAQVQHWQQEHPDTSIPDGENLLPQYVIHSIYEATQGRTIIVTGVGQNQMWAARYFRYTRPNSLISSGGLGAMGFELPAALGAKIGCPEETVWCVAGDGGFQMTIQELGTIAQERAAVKMAIINNGFLGMVRQWQELFYSRRYVATPLWNPNFVKIGEAYGIPSERVTQRNQVLPAIYRAMESPGPYLIDFMVEPEENVYPMVPPGKSLSEFIEGPLPAARAAPSTSLTVSNI; this comes from the coding sequence ATGAAGCTCACCGGGGCCCAGATAGTTTGCGAGGCCCTCGTCAGGGAAGGGGTGGAGGTGGTATTTGGCTTTCCCGGGGGAACCGTCCTCCCCCTTTATGATACCCTGCCCCAGTACCCCCAGCTACGCCATATTCTGGTGAGGCACGAGCAGGGGGCGGCCCACGCCGCCGACGGCTATGCCCGGGCCACAGGCCGGGTGGGGGTCTGCTTCGCCACCTCTGGCCCCGGGGCCACCAACCTGGTCACCGGCATCGCCTGCGCCCACCTGGATTCCTCTCCCCTTATCGCCATCACCGGGCAGGTCGCCCGTCCCTTTATCGGCAAGGATGCCTTCCAGGAGGTGGACACCACCGGCATCACCCTCCCCATCACCAAGCATAACTACCTGGTACTGGATGTGAAGGGGCTGGCCCGGACTATCAAGCAGGCCTTCTTCCTGGCACGGACGGGCCGGCCCGGCCCCGTCCTCCTTGATATCCCCAGGGATGTCTTTACCGAGGAGACGGAGTTCTCCTACCCGGAGAGGGCCGTCCCCCGGGGATATAAGGCCTCCCTGACAGGCCACCCCGCCCAGATAAAGCGGGCCGCCCAGCTTATCAACAGCGCCTCCCAACCCCTTATCCTGGTGGGGAGGGGGGTCAACATCTCGGGGGCCCACGAGGAACTGCAGGAGCTGGCCGAGAAGGCCCAGATACCGGTGGCTTCAACGCTCCTGGGCACCGGGGCCTTCCCCCAGAACCACATCCTCAGCCTGGGGATGATGGGCATGCATGGCACGGCGGCCGCCAATATGGCTGTAGGCCAGGCCGATGTCCTCATCGCCGTGGGGATGCGCTTTGATGACCGGGCCACGGCCAAGGTCAGCGCCTTCGCCCCCCTGGCCCAGGTCATCCACATAGACATTGACCCGGCCGAGATTAGCAAGAATGTGCCTGCCCATGTGCCCATCGTGGGGGATTGCCGGCTGGTCCTCAAGGGGCTCAACAAGGCGGTCCAGACCCGGACCCGTCCCGACTGGATAGCCCAGGTCCAGCACTGGCAGCAGGAACACCCCGATACCTCCATCCCAGACGGGGAAAACCTCCTCCCCCAGTATGTCATCCACTCCATCTACGAGGCCACCCAGGGCAGGACCATCATTGTCACCGGGGTGGGGCAGAACCAGATGTGGGCCGCCCGGTATTTCCGCTACACCCGCCCCAACAGCCTCATCTCCTCCGGTGGGCTGGGGGCCATGGGCTTTGAACTGCCCGCCGCCCTGGGGGCCAAGATAGGCTGCCCCGAGGAGACAGTCTGGTGCGTGGCAGGGGATGGGGGTTTCCAGATGACCATACAGGAGCTGGGGACCATCGCCCAGGAGAGGGCAGCGGTGAAAATGGCAATCATTAACAACGGTTTTCTGGGCATGGTCCGCCAGTGGCAGGAGCTCTTCTACAGCCGCCGCTATGTGGCCACCCCCCTCTGGAACCCCAACTTCGTCAAGATAGGCGAGGCCTACGGCATCCCCAGCGAGAGGGTCACCCAGCGCAACCAGGTCCTCCCCGCCATCTACCGGGCCATGGAAAGCCCCGGGCCGTATCTAATCGATTTCATGGTGGAGCCCGAGGAGAATGTCTATCCTATGGTCCCCCCCGGCAAGTCCCTCTCGGAATTCATAGAAGGCCCCCTCCCCGCCGCCCGCGCCGCCCCCTCCACCTCCCTCACCGTAAGCAATATCTAG
- a CDS encoding response regulator transcription factor, translating to MQDKTTVLLVDDHALFREGLAALLSTQDGIEIVGEAASGEEALEKARELLPDVILMDILMPGMGGLDATRRIKEEMPHTRVVILTVSEEEEDLFEAIKAGAEGYLLKTVKSRDLIDMLLGVLRGEVALSRVIARKLWEEFAEQAKKQETPSLLPPPNLTRREMEVLRFLSEGFSDKAIASRLGISQRTVKNHVHNILAKLQLQNRVQAAAYALRQGLVKET from the coding sequence ATGCAGGACAAGACTACGGTGCTTCTGGTGGATGACCATGCCCTCTTTCGGGAAGGGCTGGCAGCCCTCCTCTCCACTCAAGACGGGATTGAGATCGTGGGGGAGGCGGCCTCGGGGGAGGAGGCCCTGGAGAAGGCCCGGGAACTTCTGCCCGATGTCATCCTGATGGATATCCTCATGCCCGGGATGGGGGGCCTGGACGCGACCCGGAGGATAAAGGAGGAGATGCCCCACACCCGCGTCGTCATACTCACTGTGTCAGAGGAGGAGGAGGACCTTTTTGAGGCCATTAAGGCTGGGGCTGAAGGCTATCTGCTCAAGACGGTGAAGTCGCGGGACCTGATAGATATGCTGCTGGGGGTCTTGCGGGGGGAGGTGGCGCTCTCCAGGGTGATAGCCCGCAAGCTGTGGGAGGAGTTCGCCGAGCAGGCCAAGAAACAGGAAACCCCCTCTCTCCTCCCCCCGCCCAACCTCACCCGCCGGGAGATGGAGGTGTTGCGCTTCCTCTCGGAGGGCTTCTCTGACAAAGCGATCGCTAGCCGCCTGGGCATCAGCCAGCGGACGGTCAAGAACCATGTTCACAATATCTTGGCGAAGCTCCAACTCCAGAACCGGGTCCAGGCCGCCGCCTACGCCCTCCGCCAGGGCCTGGTAAAGGAGACCTAG
- the nrfD gene encoding polysulfide reductase NrfD: MVLLALAALGAAAILYGFWRGHESVYNASRWMPWGVLISTYVFFAVSASGMCLISSLGHVFRMERYEPLARRAVFFAMISLVAGFWALAGDLERPWRLPIWAVLTPGFSSAIWWMGVLYGLYLVVLIVEFFYLSRVEMLRRSPVSSNPSSAGSQAAAQQRLKKYKSFAWFAGIGGFVLAIAAPGTLGAVFGVVKASPLWYGPYMPIYFILSALVSGAALLALVIILTYKLGGKEMGAVRGLVLALGKLLLVFLALFLLFTTWRIVAGLYGSTQDKVDATQLLVNGRLALSFWVFEVFLGLFVPLIILLIPKTRTLLGVGLAAFLVMIGMFVARFDFVAAGQLTSAGAEAHVVNFNFIPSLTEIVIVLGTFALFAALYLIGNRFLPLSEHTEAGSHR, translated from the coding sequence GTGGTCCTGCTCGCCCTGGCGGCTCTTGGAGCCGCGGCTATCCTGTACGGCTTCTGGCGGGGCCATGAGAGTGTATATAACGCCTCGCGATGGATGCCCTGGGGAGTTCTTATCTCCACCTACGTGTTTTTTGCGGTCTCAGCCTCAGGGATGTGTCTCATCTCTTCCTTAGGGCATGTGTTCCGCATGGAAAGGTATGAACCCCTTGCCAGAAGGGCCGTTTTCTTTGCCATGATTTCTCTCGTCGCCGGTTTCTGGGCTCTTGCTGGCGACTTGGAGCGGCCCTGGAGGTTGCCCATCTGGGCTGTCCTCACTCCTGGTTTCTCGTCGGCTATCTGGTGGATGGGCGTGCTTTACGGCTTGTACCTCGTGGTCCTCATAGTCGAGTTCTTCTATTTGAGCAGGGTGGAGATGCTGAGGAGGTCTCCGGTCTCCAGTAACCCCTCGTCAGCAGGAAGCCAGGCCGCCGCTCAGCAGCGCTTAAAGAAATACAAGAGTTTTGCCTGGTTCGCCGGGATAGGTGGCTTTGTCTTAGCTATTGCCGCTCCCGGCACCCTGGGAGCGGTGTTTGGCGTGGTAAAGGCTTCGCCCTTGTGGTATGGCCCTTACATGCCCATATACTTCATTTTGTCTGCCCTGGTCTCGGGGGCAGCGCTGTTGGCCCTGGTCATAATTCTGACGTATAAGCTCGGCGGAAAAGAGATGGGTGCTGTGCGTGGACTGGTGCTTGCCCTGGGCAAACTCCTTCTCGTCTTCCTGGCTCTGTTTCTCTTGTTCACCACCTGGAGAATCGTAGCCGGCCTTTACGGCTCCACACAGGACAAGGTTGATGCTACCCAGCTCCTTGTAAACGGGAGGCTGGCGTTGAGCTTCTGGGTGTTTGAAGTATTCCTGGGACTCTTCGTGCCCCTGATTATCCTGCTTATTCCGAAAACGCGAACGCTTCTTGGGGTCGGCCTCGCCGCGTTTCTGGTGATGATCGGCATGTTCGTAGCAAGATTTGACTTTGTGGCTGCTGGGCAACTCACCTCCGCGGGAGCGGAGGCACACGTGGTGAATTTTAATTTTATCCCCAGTTTGACAGAGATAGTAATTGTTCTTGGCACCTTTGCGCTCTTTGCGGCCCTCTACTTGATTGGAAACAGGTTCCTGCCCCTCAGTGAGCACACTGAAGCCGGGTCCCACCGATAA